ctctcttcaaatattctttctgagataaacagagtttctttgaacgtctatctcttattatctccatgccaagaattttctttgcctcacccagatccttcatctcgaactcctccttcagttgaatcttcaacttatcaatttcttccgaattcttggaagttatcaacatatcatcaacatataggagaagatatacaaaggaaccatcattaagtttgcgcaaatacacacaatgatcgtatttgcttctcttgtacccttgccgcaacataaacttgtcaaatcgcttgtaccattgtctagaagattgtttcaatccgtacaacgatttttcaagtttgcataccatattttcttttccagcaactttgaatccttctggctgagtcatgtagatttcctcctccaagttttcatgtaaaaacgcagtttttacatccatctaaactagttccaaatccaactgtgctaccaaagccaacataattataatggaggaatgttttacaacaggagaaaatacttcattgtaatcaattccctccttctgagcatatcctttggccaccaatcttgctttgtagcgaacatcttcttggttaggaaatccttctttctttgcaaatacccatttgcacccaattgttttctttcccttcgggagattggccaatttccatgtatgattctgatgaagggactgcatttcttcattcatgacaATCCtctacttatcttcttctgaactttggattgcgtctttataaatggtaggaacaccatcagctacaattgaggttgcacaagcaaccgtctctatgagacgaataAGTTttgttattgtcctttttggcctgctggttgctattgattcaagttgttgtcgaggttcctgagttggaatctccctctctactggctcttctttcagagggtaatcttcatgagtttcctcctcttcttcttgtgtaggaaaaataaattttccctcaaactccacctgctttgatgcaccaccagtttgtttgacatcttcaactgtcaccttatctgttatggcagattcatcaaaggtaacatctctgctgaatataatattccttgtctctggacaccataagcggtatcctttgactccagaagtaatccccataaatatagccttctttgctctcggatccaattttgactctttcacatgatagtatgcaattgagccaaacacgtgcaaagagtcataatctacagcaggttttccataccatttttcaaatggtgtcttgccatcaatagcagcagatggtagacgattaatgaggtggcatgcatatgtaattgcctcagcccaaaattctttgcccaagccagcattggacaacatacaccgtaccttctccagtaaagtccggttcatacgttctgccactccattctgttgtggtgtatttctgacagtgaagtgtcggacgatgccatcattttcacagaccttattgaaatgatcatttttgtattcacctccattgtctgtgcgaatacacttgatcctcctacctttttgattctccaccatcgtcttctatttgagaaaaattctcaatacttcatctttcctcttcattgtatacacccacacttttcgggaaaaatcatcaacaaaggttacaaaatagtgcttcccacccaatgaaggtgttttggaagaaccttaaacatcagagtgtacataatccaaaatgcctttactATTATGGATCGCTGTACCAAATTTAATCCTTGTCTGTTttcctttgacacaatgctcgcaaaactccaagttgcaagtctttacgccttttaacaatccttgattagatagagctttcaaggatttccctccagcatgtcccaagcgcatgtgccatagcctggttgcttctgcctctttgtcatcactggatgtcaccgTCGCTATCCCAATAATTGTACTACCATGATAGCGGTACATGTTATTATTCTTCctattggccttcattaccactagtgcaccggagcatattctcatcactccattttctgcaatgattttgaacccttttgattctagggatccaacagagatgagattcttcttcaaatctggtacatatcgaacatatgttaatgttctgatcatttcatcatggctccttaatcttattgaaccaatgtcATATGAGGTAAGAaggctgttatccgctgtgtggatgactccatattctccttcttgaaaattcacgaaccagtccttgttgggacacatatgatagctacaagccgagtccatcaaccatatgtctgatgatgttgataactctgttgtaactaatgagaagtctgaatcatcacaatcagctacatttgaatccataatggcctttccattgttatgtctggccttattcttcaacttcggacagtctttcttccagtgccccttttctcgacaaaaggcacattcatctttgctgggtctagatctcgacttggatcttcccttcttagtcctcgtttgattttgaggacaacccctcacaattagtgcttctccttctccgcccttctgtttttctccctttctttgttcatagctgtacaaagccgaacaaacttctctgagagaaatttcgtcatttccatggagtagagtagtttcaaggtgctcgtactcattaggaagtgaccccaacaacatcaaggccaagtcaccatcatcaaaagttgcatccatattttgcaaatctgtgaccaacttattgaaactggtgatatgttcattcattgtggtaccaggaacataggtgaagcgaaacagtctcttcttcatgtacaatttattttgactgtttttcttcaaaaatttatcctccagtgctttccataatttacttgcagaagttttctTTGtatatggatatttctgctctctagcaaggtaggatcaaatggtaccgcaagcaacacgattgataatttttcaatcttcttctccaataacatctggcttcttttcttcaatggcaagatctagcccttgttgaaaaagaacatctagaacctcgccttacCACATCCTAAAATGTCCTGACCcatcaaaaatttctaccgcaaatttcgcatttgacacaattcttgtcataagcgaagatgccaacgatgacgtattattgacacttgatgtagattcttcttgtttattgtcttccattttgacacaaatattatttagtagctgacgacacaaatcaagattatttcctttctggtgtggaagatcagactaagctgcaaccacagagtatactcagacagaaccttgactcagttaccaagatagatcttttctgatgtggaagatcagactatgctgcaaccacataGCATACTTaaacagtaccttggctctgataccaattgttgcggaagctaaatgtatatagtgtgaatgagtcacaactactataccaaaaattatgacaaccactaaataataaataagacaataagacaacaataaaagaacaccagaatttacgaggttcggccaattttgcctacttcctcggacacaattaatattttattccactccaaaattacaagtgaaataatactaaagagagaagatacaaatgccttaagaagataaaaaggtAAATGAGAGGTGtacttaaatcctaaacattaggcctccttttatagggtgaaattcctattcaaaattgtcatccaccgatgtgggacttttgacaatttcaacagaAAGTACCAGCATTCTTTGGTTCATAGTAAAAGAATGTGTATTAAATCCGGGTACAACCATCGTTACTTTGATCAAATCTCTATTTAGTAATACATTTGAATACACCAAAGAATGTCACTGTGCACAACAGTCATGATTAACTACCAATTTCCTGTAATAATACTATGTATTCTAGCTTTGTTACTCATCTTATGTAGGATTAATCATTATACATTCTAGGGGGATGTGAGAATATATTAAGAATTTAAACAAACTATTGGGTGATGTCTAATGAGAACTAAATCTTATGATTATCACAAGCTACAAATGAAAGAGCAAAAGAGATCTTTGACTATGGAGTACTTAATAATTCTATTAAAGTCTTCGCTAGCtcttaataattataatttaatttaattttaggGGTAAATTGGGACCAAGTTAACAACTaaagtatatattttttgtatgacTCAACTCATGACCTGTCATGCTGAAAGTTAACACCCACGATTCATACACCCAAACATTAAACAAAGGAGATACTCTGCTCCAACATCTTTTACTTCCGTGCATTCTTTTGGGGATAATTTATCCAATTTTAGGTTGCTTCGCTAGCTTCTGCTATTGTATATATCTTgggttttttaatttatttatttattggctTGATTAAATTAGTCGTGAATTGTGAGAAGAAGTAAAAGGAGGCAAATTAACATTCTTGTTGAAATTTAACCTAGGCTAATGAAGTTTCCAACTCTATATAATACTAGTTGGGTCAGTCCGGGCTGTGCCCGGGCCCAATCACCACAGCTAATTTCAAATGTTTAAGAAATTGCCTAAGATGATTTTCTAAATGTTTATACAATCAAACACTAAACAGAACTAATAGGAAGGAAGGTCTACTTATAATTGGAGTAAACTATACATGTCATTGCAAAACCAAGATGTaaaatatttaatcttgtgcATATAGAGAAATCACAAGGAGTAGTTTCATTGAGCAGAATTTTATTACTAACATATATATGTACGGAATTATGGTAATGACAGTAAATGTATATACATGCAATGTATTCCATCATATCCAAAAATGCAGAAATTCGATTTCAGTAGTTGAGTTGCTCTGTCAGATCTCATAGTACTAAGGCCAATGAAACCAATTTTCTTTAACTTGATTGGTTAGTTCCTCAAGTTGTAACTTTTAGTTGATTCCATCAGCTATATGTACTTAAGTAAACTTTTTCAAACCTGTAGCACACCATGATACCTGTGGTAGACACTGCAAAAGCAATTTTTTTGCAAAATATGCATGATGAAGCAATCACATCAAATGTTTGGCAAGCAAATACATAATACCTACGAGAGTCAATTTGTACATCTTGATCATTACATAATTATAGACGTATCACCATAAATTGCAGAAGAGAGCTCCTCCTCACTGTTAGCTACAGCATTGCCACGCCCATCATACGCCAGCCTCCTGTTCTTTATCATCAGAGGACAACCAAACAGATCCCCTGCTCGTTTAGCACTTTCAAGATTATTAATTTGTTTTAAGCATATGTTTCCATCAGTGGTaagaaaaatattgaaaatgtatTAGAAGGGGTatggtctgcgtacacactatcctccctagaccccacagtgtgggataatattgggtatgttgttgttgttctatTAGAAGGGGAAGAAAATTTAGTACAGCAGTTTTATAAGCCCACCTGCATAATCTAGGAAGTGTAATTGCATGTTGAGAAAAGTGGATCTTCTGAAGATTTTTATACTTTTACAAAATACAATAATTGAACCAAACAAAGATTGATAATCCTAAGAGTAAGAAAACTAAATAGTTATAAAGTAAAAACACTACAAGCAAAAACTGTTGTTTCATCCAAATTTATAGGATATAAACACTAACCTGGATTATACGAATAGTAGAAGCTTTAGGTTCACAATCCACACCTTGACGTTCAATCTTCTCAAGTGTACCCACATCAACATGCTCGATCTCAACCATTAGAACTCCGCACGTAACTTTAATATTCAAATTAACTTGCAGAATAGTCAAAACAGCAAACATAtatttgaccaaaaaaaaaacctttttcaaaattctttaacGGTGACACTATCATTATAACTTCTCACCACATGATCATGTGCTAATGCACTTGCCGGGCAATTCTCCATCGGGTCCAAGACAATCACTTTGAATGCTATTTGGGATACTTCTTGACACAACATACGACCCAGCTGCCCTTCTCCTAAAACACCTATAAGCATATCAGACACTTCATGGATTGGTGAACCACTGCATTATTCGACATATTCCAGCATGCTATTAATATTATTAACCAGAAAATGCAATAGAACATCATTGCACTCGCATAAAGTAATTAACTTTAATTTAAACTACATACAATAACAACTATGAATCCTTACTAACCATGTTTCTCCAATTAAAATCCATCTAGATGAAATCACATAAACTTTAAACATATATTTATCCAAACAACAATAGGAAATAACCTGACCTGAATACAACAACAGTCAATTTATGTCCCAAATAAGGAGTTGGAGTCCTAAGTCCAGTATTGAAATTGTTGTCTAGCTACTAATTCGCCCGAGTTATCATCAGCATCAGAAATATATCTTAATCTTTTAAGAGCTTTTGTATTTATTTCTTTAGATCTGTGCAAGTAGCATTTGAATGGTAAGATATAGAGTTTTGAACTACGCCTTCTATGCCTATTTTTTAAGTCCCTGCATTTAACATTTTAGCCGTAAGGCATAAAGTTTTCAACTAATTTTGTTTGGCAGAGAAAGAACGGATACCTGTTTTGTCAGATTTTGTCAAACTCTTCCCGGATGAAAGCTCGAATCATTGAAGAATTTTGTCAAGAACCTAccagaaaaataaaaaacaaaggcGTCTCTAACAATTTACTGATACAGTAAGGCAGCACATATAAGGAATATCAAAAAGATATCAAGACTACAGCCTCTCTGTGATGTTGTAGAAACAAtattcttttaattttatttttccactTTGCTTCTTCACTATGTTCTACGCTCCTCACTTTTCCAACACATAACCGCACTACGTAAAGCATGGAAATCAACGGTTTTATTCAAGTATCATCTTAACCACAGAAAGCGAGTAgcaattaaaaatataaatttagctCTTTTTCAATTGGAGTTACCACTCTTAACCACATAACAATTAAAATCAACCAAACTTATTATTAGAGAAGCGAGTAGCAATTAGAAATACGAATTTAGGCCTTTTTCAAATAaataacaaacaaaaaaaataaagagaaaggaCAATACACAGTGCAGGGTAAGCAGTTCACAGGTGTTGCGAGAGAAGGACCTAACCACAGAAATTGTCAATCGCTCAGTTGTAATGAAGAAGAAGCAGAAGATCAGAAGAAGAACAAGTGGACTGATATGTGTTCATAAACGGTGAAACTTATCGGAATCTCCTAGTGTTTTAATAGGAGATGTTTTAATAGGAGAAATCTGAAATGACCAAAATGCCCTAAAAGTGACAGCCAGGCTTGTTGATGATACAGGCTCCTGAAGGACCTAAACTCTCGCTTCTTATATAAGAGAATTGTCCCACTCCAAAATTCCagcacaggcgtcgtgatgacacctaatctctaagactagataagccgattTTTATTACATTCTGaagtcatttttttttaattaaataagtaaccaaaactaacagcggaataaatatgaatatacaacctcccaagactggtagtactgagtcacgaactctaactgaatacatggaatgatcacgaggagcgaatatacaatactgtttgattacaaattaacagtacaatgaaatgaaaagactccaagggactgcgacggccaagcagctctaccttgaacatttacgatcgcgctttaactctgctcaagtttgatatctccaatatctggctctgcataaaaatgtgcagaagtgtagagtgagcacaccacagcggtgcccagtaagtatcaagactaacctcaatggagtagagacgaggtacagtcaagacactcactagtctaataacatgtacaatataatatacaaaataatatgaaacaaataacaacagagcAACATGaaataaccagtgatatgcacaacagacaacaagaataccattaatatcgctcaaccaTTAATaattacaattacacccaattaaatcaagtatttcaaataaatgtctttcacatataattctctttcaaatataattctttcaataaaatttttcaagtaaaatttcctcaaataaatatctttcaaaaataattctttcatataatactttctaagtaaaaatccttccaaataaatattttgaatataattctttcaattaaaaaagtcatcatgtgacacctcatttcaaaatcataaaaaaaatacgggtctcaacccattttaatatttttcataaacacgggtctcaacccttttttatatttttcataaatacgagtctcagcccatttttcatatctccacggtatttcgtgcccataattaaatcatcatatttttccggcacctcgtgccctcatttcatatctcaactgtacggacaactcacgtgccaatatcctcaatgtatataagatccacgtaatcaatttattttcaataaagtaaggttaaaattatttaaatcaagtaagaaatcaacaaaaggataagtttattttagaaatcatttaagagagaaaaaatgatatttcctttaaaataaagcatcaaataaactactgatttggatataaaatttattaaattaaacataatgagaattttttttattcaaaacaactcaatgatcaaagacaagtacaacccaaaatatataaatcctcaaagtctcgtacaaaaaaagtcaaggtcaacacaatacatcaagaaatacaaaacacttaatattaagtcaaataatacattaTGTAAAACataagaatttacaaattacggaaaaataaaataaccaagggcaagtgcaaacatagtcccgaagtaagtgctcaacaggggatctcccgaggtaccgcctcgtagtcccaaaataaatatgcaacaacaataatgcccccaggccatcacaaatcaatccccgacatagccccccttatctcgccacgtgtgcaatagtaaagtaaatgcccgccttgtcacgccgcatgtgcataaatcaatagtaataatagtatggtagaaacctcgtgcaaacacccgaacataactcccacaatataatgtgccaatatcacatatcataaactgcacctcaagtgttcaaatattacaacatagcatagattgcacatcaaatgctcaattattacaacttatcacatattgcacatcaagtgctcaaatattataacttgccacaaaaatcaacaataccttattttccacaataaggagcctatggctcgaccataatatgcacaaagaatcttaacaaaatatccggaagtgaacaactcaacaaaataatattttacataaaaatcaaggtggcaatcacaccaaatcatcatgtaaaaataatttcaacaaacaaggatctatgcatgacaaatagaggatttaatgagtgccaataatttccaatttaatacataagggcgtctaaggatttttaatcaatgaaatttgcacatataaaccaagtacgtactcgtcaccttgcgtacatggttttcaattacacaaattacacataagactcaatgcctaagggaaaattcccccactcgaggttaagcaagacacttacctctttgaagttaggctgatattctaaaatagccttcttgcttgaattgacctccggacagctcaaatctatctaaattaattgtataacttcattaaaattcatcgaaaataattccggataataatacgtcgacttaaaattttattctaaaaagttaacgaaagtcaacgcgggacccgcccctcggaacccttcaaaattttcatgaaatatgaacacccattccgatacgaattcaaccataccaattttatcaaattccaataacaactcaacttccaaatcttaaattttcgtttttggaagattttacaaaaatcttgatttttcctccattaaatccgactTAAATAATGGATTCAAatacataatcatgaaaattaatcaaaactggataggaatcacttaccccaaacacccacgtaagaatctctccaaaaatcgctttctaccgagctccaaatttgattttgagttatgaactcaaaccctcatttttgggactttaaattctgcccagataggccttcttcgcgttcgcgaagcacaaaaaaaatgtgctgcccagattccttcttcgcattcgcgaagcacaaaaaaaatgtgctgcccagattccttcttcgcattcgcgatatcctcatcgcgttcgcgatgcattccgacctctgcccttcgtgttcgcgagacacgagtcacgttcgcgaaggcttaacgccaggcagccccccaactccctttcctcttcacgttcgcgtctgTCCACTCGCGCTCGCGTAGGCTTTCCTCATCTATTTCTTCGCGTTTGTggcttcttcttcgcgttcgcgatgggcaaatCTCAGccgtccaaaatccttcttcatgaacgcgtgagaccctccgcgttcgcgaagaataataccagatatcagttccagcagttgcaaaacaaggagaaatgatctgaaaccatcccgaaactcacccgagccccccgggacctcaaccaaacatacaatcaagtcccaaaacatagcACGGACcggcttgaggcctcaaatcacatcgaacaatatcaaaacgacgaatcacacctcaaatcaaaatctatgaactttgaactttcaaattctatgtcttgtgccgaaacacatcaaatcaatccggaatgactttaaattttgcacacaagtcataattgacataacgaagctattcaaattttcagaatcgaattccgaccccgatatcaaaaagtcaaccccccagtcaaactttccaaaaattcgactttcgccatttcaagcttaattccactacggacttccaattaatttttcggacacgctcctaagtccaaaatcacccaacggagctaacggaaccgacgaaactccattccggagtcgtcttcacatattcccgactatggtcaaaatcctaagacttaagctttcgttttagggaccgAGTGTCCCAGATCAacccgaatcatccggtaactgaattcaaccacgcacgcaattCAATACACATAATCCGAagttgctcaagaccttaagtcactaaacggggcgtaatttcttaaaacgataagtcgcttcgttacattctccacctcttaaacaaacgttcgtcctcgaacgttctaagaattattctgaggttaccaaattgataatttttttttttacatatatactcacggttgattccatgctaccgcatttgagataagcgtgacaacatcatctcatttgagtttatttcttttatccatatttgtaagctTTAAAATCAATTTCTTGCACTCcaaacatttcaaaaggtctaattttcacaacaatgcatggtattagtctcaactggctatagcaacacgtgcctacgcacacatcaattttcttgatagtgttgtagtacttcaaaaattttctggggtgttacattctcccctgcttaggatcattcgccctcaaacacataacataacttatctcttcctttgcaaatctcaatctttcaaattttactaactcccaaatttttcagaaatttcggcagagtcttccctgtaattgggcctatccacctgccagagtaacaccaaaacaactcctaacaacacatccataacccaacacaataccacaaggtatatatcaataatatcaatctcagcattacaagcactgtattatcataatgatatcaggacatgaagcacatcatatgtatacTCATCActacatctctggtcttaaaagttgttcataattaattctagcttcatcaattaatctcatattaaccaccacctcatttcaaatttttacagcacttacaacagaatgtgaggtatgaagacctcatgattgcttactcggattaatgagtcacatttaacgccacctaggcactCATCTTATAGGTTAAAACTAAATGTTTACTGTAGCAACCCCTTTGGGAGGGTGCTACTTACGAAATaaatctaatttactacttacaatattaagaagatattaattaaaaaatatttaaaataatttagtaGCGAAAATAGGCTCATGCGATGAGGTCCAAAgtgtaatatttttattttcgaaaatactcttcataatttttttattttatttttttaaaaatgaaatacaatgtcaaaatttcaacataaggtgatataacccttcttgaataatcaacaAGTTAAATCATCTtcctaacaaaattatactttcTTTCGACATCACTGCAAGTTTGTATTGTACATAAATTTCAAACTATCGGGTATAAAAAAGAAAACTAGTTCtctcatttatacatatatatatatataagacaaagtgtaaatttaatatattacaagacttgagttattaacacaccttaaaacaacaaaataagttaccaaattCAAGTGATAAAATTTTGGTCTTAATATCCAAGCCtccaaataacatacataagtgtgacatatatatcatgtacaagtcccaaaac
This region of Nicotiana tomentosiformis chromosome 4, ASM39032v3, whole genome shotgun sequence genomic DNA includes:
- the LOC138910518 gene encoding phosphoribosylaminoimidazole carboxylase, chloroplastic-like; amino-acid sequence: MVEIEHVDVGTLEKIERQGVDCEPKASTIRIIQDYQSLFGSIIVFCKSIKIFRRSTFLNMQLHFLDYAGDLFGCPLMIKNRRLAYDGRGNAVANSEEELSSAIYGDTSIIM